In Prochlorococcus marinus str. MIT 1214, one DNA window encodes the following:
- a CDS encoding SprT family zinc-dependent metalloprotease, protein MFVIDSQTECYRNNKANEFSASMSLIPVLPLFLELNRQYFQNSLLEKGVPKVSVRWSDGRMRTTAGLYRSKTNFFGVKASEIILSRPVLEYLPQKALKSTLCHEMIHAWIDLVLKVEEAHGPNFHKRMAEINSAQIDFQVTVRHSFPTSKRIPKWVATCPSCKRSFSYRRIVKGAACRSCCNNYFGGRWDQKCVLVFQPFSSST, encoded by the coding sequence TTGTTTGTTATTGATAGTCAGACAGAATGTTATCGGAATAATAAAGCTAATGAGTTCTCTGCATCAATGTCTTTAATACCTGTTTTACCATTATTCCTTGAATTAAACAGACAATATTTTCAGAATTCTCTTCTCGAGAAAGGAGTTCCCAAAGTCTCTGTTCGTTGGAGTGATGGTCGCATGCGCACTACGGCTGGGTTATATAGAAGTAAAACGAATTTTTTCGGAGTTAAAGCTAGTGAAATAATTTTGTCTAGACCAGTATTAGAGTATCTTCCCCAAAAAGCATTGAAGAGTACCTTGTGCCATGAAATGATTCATGCCTGGATTGATCTTGTCCTAAAAGTTGAAGAGGCACATGGGCCTAATTTTCATAAACGTATGGCAGAGATAAATTCCGCTCAAATAGATTTCCAAGTAACAGTTCGTCATTCGTTCCCCACATCAAAAAGAATCCCAAAATGGGTGGCAACTTGCCCTTCATGTAAAAGAAGTTTTAGTTATCGACGTATTGTGAAAGGCGCCGCTTGTCGTAGTTGTTGTAATAATTATTTTGGAGGTCGTTGGGATCAAAAATGTGTACTTGTATTTCAACCTTTTTCTAGCAGTACATAA
- the ligA gene encoding NAD-dependent DNA ligase LigA, giving the protein MISNLNQHFERAKELRALLNKANYSYYVLDAPEIDDSVYDQLYRELIEIENSYPSLITNDSPSQRLGGIPSKGFKNVDHNIPLLSLDNAFNVNELKAWYAKIRKLISSDNKNIKEIDNPELICELKIDGNAISLRYENGILTRAATRGDGKTGEDITNNIRTISTIPLRLLLKNPPSWIEIRGEAFMPNNIFNKLNIERKNTDQPLFANPRNSCAGTLRQLDSKIVASRKLDFFAYSIFLPEDWEPDDSNLKKPNSQSESLEFLKSIGFKVNTTYETKKNLNEANDYYKYWEIGKDSLAYATDGIVVKIDKFDIQNILGSTNKAPRWAIAVKYPAEEKATKLRKIIFQVGRSGAVTPVAEFESIELAGTSVNRATLHNAKRLASLDLHYEDTIIVRKAGEIIPEVIRVIKEFRIVDSKLVKFPQNCPACDSKLIQEENEAITKCINSGCPAKLKGLLRHWVSKGSMNIEGLGGKIINQLVNEGYVKSIADLYKLEIDSLLELERFGEKSANNLLIEINESKNKNWHKQLYGLGIPHIGEANAKSLTKNFHSIEELNTIAKEAPENISNIYGFGNEIKDAIITWFDDSNNQTLIKELKAIGFSLKESLDSNYNSNQSNVFHGKVFVLTGTLDSLTRDEAKELIESAGGKVSSSISKKTDFLLSGEKAGSKLKKAQELGVKIINENEFRLLL; this is encoded by the coding sequence GTGATTTCAAACTTGAATCAACATTTTGAACGTGCAAAAGAGCTTAGAGCTTTACTCAACAAAGCAAATTACTCCTACTATGTATTAGATGCACCAGAGATAGATGATTCTGTTTATGATCAATTATATAGAGAATTAATTGAAATTGAAAATAGCTACCCATCTTTAATTACTAATGATAGTCCTTCCCAACGATTAGGAGGCATCCCTTCTAAAGGATTCAAAAATGTTGATCATAATATTCCTCTTCTAAGCCTAGATAATGCTTTTAATGTAAATGAATTAAAAGCATGGTACGCAAAGATCAGAAAATTAATAAGTTCAGACAATAAAAATATCAAGGAAATTGATAATCCAGAACTAATATGTGAATTAAAAATTGATGGAAATGCTATTTCGCTAAGATATGAAAATGGGATTTTAACTAGAGCCGCTACTCGTGGGGATGGAAAAACTGGAGAAGATATAACTAATAACATCAGAACAATTTCTACAATTCCTTTACGTTTATTATTAAAAAATCCACCCTCTTGGATTGAAATCAGAGGAGAAGCTTTCATGCCCAATAATATATTTAACAAACTCAATATTGAGAGAAAAAATACTGATCAACCACTCTTTGCAAATCCTAGAAACTCATGTGCAGGAACATTAAGACAATTAGATTCCAAAATAGTTGCATCTAGAAAACTTGATTTCTTCGCATATAGTATTTTTTTACCAGAAGATTGGGAGCCAGATGATAGCAATTTGAAAAAGCCAAATTCTCAATCTGAATCACTTGAGTTTTTAAAAAGTATTGGCTTTAAAGTTAATACTACATATGAAACAAAAAAAAACTTAAATGAAGCAAATGACTATTACAAGTATTGGGAAATTGGAAAAGATTCCTTAGCCTATGCAACGGATGGAATAGTAGTAAAAATAGATAAATTTGATATACAAAACATCTTAGGGTCTACAAATAAAGCTCCAAGATGGGCCATAGCTGTCAAATATCCAGCAGAAGAGAAAGCTACTAAGTTAAGAAAAATAATTTTCCAAGTAGGTCGCTCGGGTGCTGTAACACCTGTAGCAGAGTTTGAATCGATAGAGCTTGCAGGAACATCTGTGAATCGTGCAACTCTTCATAATGCAAAAAGACTTGCCTCTTTAGATCTTCATTATGAAGACACCATAATTGTTCGAAAAGCTGGGGAAATTATTCCTGAAGTTATTAGAGTTATAAAAGAATTTAGGATAGTTGATTCAAAATTAGTAAAATTTCCTCAAAACTGCCCAGCATGTGATTCAAAGTTAATTCAAGAAGAAAACGAGGCAATAACGAAATGTATTAATTCTGGATGCCCAGCAAAATTAAAAGGTCTTTTACGTCATTGGGTCAGTAAAGGATCAATGAACATAGAAGGATTGGGTGGAAAGATTATTAATCAATTAGTAAATGAAGGATATGTAAAGTCAATCGCAGATTTATACAAACTTGAAATTGATTCTCTTTTAGAACTTGAAAGATTTGGTGAAAAATCTGCAAACAATTTGCTAATAGAGATTAATGAGTCTAAAAACAAAAATTGGCACAAACAGCTCTACGGTTTAGGGATACCTCACATCGGAGAAGCGAATGCTAAATCTCTTACAAAAAACTTTCATAGTATCGAAGAACTTAATACTATTGCGAAGGAGGCACCTGAAAATATATCTAATATTTATGGATTCGGAAATGAGATAAAAGATGCAATAATTACATGGTTTGATGATTCTAATAATCAAACCTTAATTAAAGAATTAAAAGCAATTGGATTTTCGCTAAAAGAGAGCTTAGATTCAAACTACAATTCAAACCAATCAAATGTTTTTCATGGGAAGGTTTTTGTCTTAACAGGAACTTTAGATTCGCTTACAAGAGAT